A genomic segment from Candidatus Thermoplasmatota archaeon encodes:
- a CDS encoding dCMP deaminase family protein → MQPGRIDPKALIAARPAWDTYFMEMARLAARRATCHRRQVGAVLVRDNRVLATGYNGNPAGFEHCAEIGCIREMLQVPSGQHHELCTGLHAEQNAIIQAAVTGVSIAESTLYTTTFPCVTCAKMILNARIVEVVFEEGYPDELGRWMLAQAPALKLRRFGEKGETTIAGRGEPLESVIASMPIVPDPRGKASRGAASSTP, encoded by the coding sequence ATGCAGCCCGGGCGGATCGACCCGAAAGCCCTCATCGCGGCCCGGCCCGCCTGGGACACGTATTTCATGGAGATGGCCCGCCTCGCGGCCCGCCGCGCGACGTGCCACCGCCGGCAGGTGGGGGCCGTCCTCGTCCGGGACAACCGCGTCCTCGCGACGGGCTACAACGGCAACCCCGCGGGCTTCGAGCACTGCGCGGAGATCGGATGCATCCGGGAGATGCTCCAGGTCCCCTCCGGCCAGCACCACGAGCTGTGCACGGGCCTGCACGCCGAGCAGAACGCCATCATCCAGGCCGCCGTGACGGGCGTGTCCATCGCCGAGTCGACGCTCTACACCACCACGTTCCCGTGCGTGACGTGCGCGAAGATGATCCTCAATGCGCGGATCGTCGAGGTCGTCTTCGAGGAAGGCTACCCAGACGAGCTCGGGCGATGGATGCTCGCGCAGGCGCCCGCGCTCAAGCTCCGGCGCTTCGGCGAGAAGGGCGAGACGACGATCGCGGGCCGCGGCGAGCCGCTCGAGAGCGTCATCGCGTCGATGCCCATCGTCCCGGACCCTCGGGGGAAGGCCTCGCGGGGCGCGGCGTCCTCGACGCCGTGA
- a CDS encoding substrate-binding domain-containing protein has product MRPALALVAVLVAAGCLAADAERPLAVGTTTSVHDPGFADHLLARFASETGRRAIAVVAGSGEVLEKARRGDLDVVLVHHPEAEAAFVASGAGRARTPVFENRFLLVGPKDDPAGIANATSAADAFARIAAAEARFASRGDGSGTHAREVALWRASGVDATRLAGPWRFETGSGQAATLLVANERGAYALADEATWAVLEARGRLPRLAEHPVEDGALANVYAVVTVAHPRADVAAADRFASWLAGPGGRAAVEAFAVEGRAVFRPVGALP; this is encoded by the coding sequence GTGCGCCCCGCGCTCGCGCTCGTCGCCGTGCTCGTCGCCGCCGGCTGCCTCGCGGCGGACGCGGAGCGGCCGCTCGCCGTCGGCACGACGACGAGCGTCCACGACCCCGGCTTCGCCGACCATCTGCTGGCCCGGTTCGCGTCCGAGACGGGGCGGCGCGCGATCGCGGTCGTCGCGGGATCCGGCGAGGTGCTCGAGAAGGCCCGTCGCGGGGACCTCGACGTGGTCCTTGTCCACCACCCGGAGGCCGAGGCGGCATTCGTCGCCTCGGGGGCGGGCCGCGCCCGCACGCCGGTGTTCGAGAACCGGTTCCTCCTCGTGGGTCCGAAGGACGATCCCGCCGGGATCGCGAACGCGACCTCCGCCGCCGACGCCTTCGCGCGCATCGCGGCCGCCGAGGCCCGCTTCGCGAGCCGGGGCGACGGCTCGGGGACGCACGCGCGCGAGGTCGCGCTTTGGCGCGCCTCCGGCGTGGACGCGACGCGGCTCGCGGGCCCCTGGCGCTTCGAGACGGGGTCCGGCCAGGCCGCGACGCTCCTCGTCGCGAACGAGCGCGGCGCCTACGCTCTCGCCGACGAGGCGACGTGGGCCGTTCTCGAGGCGCGCGGCCGCCTTCCGCGCCTCGCCGAGCATCCCGTCGAGGACGGCGCCCTCGCGAACGTCTACGCGGTCGTCACCGTCGCGCACCCGCGCGCGGACGTCGCGGCCGCCGACCGCTTCGCGTCGTGGCTCGCGGGACCCGGCGGGCGGGCCGCGGTCGAGGCGTTCGCGGTCGAGGGACGCGCGGTCTTCCGCCCGGTGGGGGCGTTGCCGTGA
- a CDS encoding zinc finger domain-containing protein, whose translation MPRLTETCTSCGTRLIGKATTSFPCPGCGDGAVGRCAQCRDQGVAYVHEACGYAGP comes from the coding sequence ATGCCTCGACTCACCGAAACCTGCACCTCCTGCGGCACCCGGCTCATCGGGAAGGCCACGACGTCGTTCCCCTGCCCGGGCTGCGGCGACGGCGCCGTCGGCCGCTGCGCGCAGTGCCGCGACCAGGGCGTCGCGTACGTCCACGAAGCCTGCGGCTACGCGGGGCCTTGA
- a CDS encoding SUF system NifU family Fe-S cluster assembly protein has translation MTEFGGDAEAMYREHILDHYKHPRNFGVLEGADIDHREDNPLCGDDIRMMLKLDGDGRVADVRFHGRGCAISQASASMLTERAKGLTLEAIKGLQRDDLLQMLGITVSPVRLKCAILSLVVLRDGVELYEKSHAPG, from the coding sequence GTGACCGAATTCGGCGGCGACGCGGAGGCGATGTACCGCGAGCACATCCTCGACCACTACAAGCACCCGCGCAACTTCGGCGTGCTCGAGGGCGCGGACATCGACCACCGCGAGGACAACCCGCTCTGCGGCGACGACATCCGCATGATGCTCAAGCTCGACGGGGACGGGCGCGTCGCGGACGTCCGTTTCCACGGCCGGGGCTGCGCCATCTCGCAGGCCTCGGCCTCGATGCTCACGGAGCGCGCGAAGGGGCTCACGCTCGAAGCGATCAAGGGGCTCCAGCGCGACGACCTCCTCCAGATGCTCGGCATCACGGTATCGCCCGTGCGCCTCAAGTGCGCCATCCTGAGCCTCGTCGTCCTGCGCGACGGCGTCGAGCTCTACGAGAAATCGCACGCCCCCGGTTGA
- a CDS encoding ATP/GTP-binding protein produces the protein MASLEEPIYLYVTGTAGSGKSRFTGALQQWMKQAGHDAITVNLDPGAERLPYGPDVDIREWILLGEVMDEYSLGPNGAQVVAADLVALRTADIAEQIQETRTDYVILDTPGQTELFVFRDAGRIVMDYLSRERSAVAFLMDPFLARRPAAYVSQLMLSATAQFRFQRPTVNVLTKTDLLPAADRDRLVRWGESLDALADALYSDPADMVTQMNTDVFKVLEGLGAGTGLVPVSSETLEGMEDVYTFAQSAFEGGEDIEKS, from the coding sequence GTGGCGAGCCTCGAGGAGCCGATCTACCTCTACGTGACGGGAACGGCGGGATCGGGCAAGAGCCGGTTCACGGGGGCGCTCCAGCAGTGGATGAAGCAGGCGGGCCACGACGCGATCACGGTCAACCTCGACCCCGGCGCGGAGCGGCTTCCGTACGGTCCCGACGTGGACATCCGCGAATGGATCCTCCTCGGCGAGGTCATGGACGAATACAGCCTCGGCCCGAACGGCGCGCAGGTCGTCGCGGCCGACCTCGTCGCGCTCCGCACCGCGGACATCGCGGAGCAGATCCAGGAGACGCGGACCGACTACGTGATCCTCGACACACCGGGCCAGACGGAGCTCTTCGTGTTCCGCGACGCGGGTCGCATCGTGATGGACTACCTCTCGCGGGAGCGCAGCGCCGTCGCGTTCCTCATGGACCCGTTCCTCGCCCGCCGGCCGGCCGCCTACGTCTCGCAGCTCATGCTCAGCGCGACGGCGCAGTTCCGGTTCCAGCGCCCGACGGTGAACGTGCTCACGAAGACGGACCTCCTCCCCGCGGCCGACCGCGACCGGCTCGTGCGATGGGGCGAGAGCCTCGACGCGCTCGCGGACGCGCTCTACAGCGACCCGGCGGACATGGTGACGCAGATGAACACGGACGTGTTCAAGGTCCTCGAGGGCCTCGGCGCCGGCACCGGCCTCGTCCCCGTCTCGAGCGAGACGCTCGAAGGGATGGAGGACGTCTACACCTTCGCGCAGAGCGCCTTCGAAGGCGGCGAGGACATCGAAAAGAGTTGA
- a CDS encoding ABC transporter permease — protein MIPPGEVASILALTVQVSAAGTLLGALVGVPAGLALAGRGAGRRAVRAAVYALYALPPVVAGLLVYLALSASGPLGGLDLLFTPGAIVVAEAILAAPLIAGLTVAAVAEVPSNVREAIEAAGGSRFFAARALLCEARHGVAAAVMVGFGRALAEVAAALVVGGNIRHETRTLGTAILQEIGQGRFESALVLAAILLALALATVAALARLARAHPEAAP, from the coding sequence GTGATCCCGCCCGGGGAAGTCGCCTCGATCCTCGCCCTCACGGTGCAGGTGAGCGCGGCGGGGACGCTCCTCGGCGCCCTCGTCGGCGTACCCGCGGGCCTCGCGCTCGCGGGCCGGGGCGCGGGACGACGCGCGGTCCGCGCGGCGGTGTACGCGCTCTATGCGCTCCCGCCCGTCGTCGCGGGCCTCCTCGTGTATCTCGCGTTGAGCGCCTCAGGTCCGCTCGGCGGCCTGGACCTCCTCTTCACGCCCGGCGCGATCGTCGTCGCCGAGGCGATCCTCGCCGCGCCGCTCATCGCGGGCCTCACGGTCGCGGCCGTCGCCGAGGTCCCGTCGAACGTGCGCGAGGCGATCGAGGCCGCGGGAGGCTCCCGCTTCTTCGCGGCGCGCGCGCTCCTTTGCGAAGCCCGGCACGGCGTCGCGGCCGCGGTGATGGTCGGATTCGGACGCGCGCTCGCGGAGGTCGCGGCGGCCCTCGTCGTCGGCGGGAACATCCGTCACGAGACGCGCACGCTCGGAACGGCGATCCTGCAGGAGATCGGGCAGGGCCGCTTCGAAAGCGCGCTCGTCCTCGCCGCGATCCTCCTCGCCCTCGCGCTCGCGACCGTCGCGGCGCTCGCGCGCCTTGCCCGCGCGCATCCGGAGGCGGCGCCGTGA
- a CDS encoding ATP-binding cassette domain-containing protein, producing MRLEAEALVVRYGARAALAGVDLVIAPGERVAVLGPSGSGKTTLLRALHLLVAPTSGRVRVDDAVAGDADRRAALSRFGLLQQRPGLVAGTALANVAFPLRARGLARRAAEARARDALARVGLAERAEDDAARLSGGEAQRVALARAVVADPEVILVDEGTNQLDPATARVAESVLLEEARRGASLVVVTHSPAQARRLAARVAFLDGGRVVADGPTAAVLDHVDSPAIRAFVERA from the coding sequence GTGAGGCTCGAAGCCGAGGCGCTCGTCGTCCGCTACGGCGCGCGCGCGGCGCTTGCGGGCGTCGACCTCGTGATCGCCCCGGGCGAGCGCGTCGCCGTGCTCGGCCCGTCGGGCTCGGGCAAGACCACGCTCCTGCGCGCGCTGCACCTCCTCGTCGCGCCGACCTCCGGCCGCGTGCGGGTGGACGACGCGGTCGCCGGCGACGCGGATCGCCGGGCGGCGCTCTCGCGCTTCGGCCTCCTCCAGCAGCGGCCGGGCCTCGTCGCGGGAACCGCGCTCGCGAACGTTGCGTTCCCGCTGCGGGCCCGCGGCCTCGCGCGCCGCGCGGCCGAGGCCCGCGCGCGGGATGCGCTCGCGCGCGTCGGGCTCGCGGAGCGGGCGGAGGACGACGCCGCGCGCTTGTCGGGGGGAGAGGCCCAGCGCGTCGCGCTCGCGCGGGCGGTCGTCGCGGACCCGGAGGTCATCCTCGTGGACGAAGGCACGAATCAGCTCGATCCGGCGACGGCGCGCGTCGCGGAATCCGTGCTCCTCGAGGAGGCCCGCCGCGGCGCGAGCCTCGTCGTCGTCACGCACAGCCCCGCGCAGGCCCGTCGCCTCGCGGCGCGCGTCGCGTTCCTCGACGGCGGGCGCGTCGTCGCGGACGGGCCGACGGCCGCGGTGCTCGACCATGTGGATTCGCCCGCGATCCGCGCCTTCGTGGAGCGCGCCTAG
- a CDS encoding cysteine desulfurase, whose amino-acid sequence MSFDVERVRKDFPILDRMVKGRRLVYLDSAATTQKPTPVLEAMARYYARSNANVHRSIHTLGEEATEAYVGAHETVARFIGARGLEEIVFTKNCTEAINTVAYAWGLTNLERGDEVVVTRMEHHANFVPWQQIARAKGATLRIAPLDAEGRVDLEAYGALLGRRTKIVAFTGMSNVLGTITPAREMIRMAHDAGAVALVDGAQSVPHTKTDVRALDADFLAFSGHKMLGPTGIGVLYGKMDLLERMPPFQFGGEMIRRVEDENSSWNDLPWKFEAGTPMIAEAIGLAAAVDYLNGLGMDNVREHEERLVAKAYAALAAVPGVTLYGPKPGPERGGVVAFNVEGAHAHDLASLFDDAGIAVRAGHHCAQPLMRELDVPSAARASFYVYNTEAEVEALASAVARAREVLA is encoded by the coding sequence GTGAGCTTCGACGTCGAGCGCGTGCGGAAGGATTTCCCGATCCTGGACCGCATGGTGAAGGGCCGCCGTTTGGTGTATCTGGACAGCGCGGCGACGACGCAGAAGCCGACGCCGGTGCTCGAGGCGATGGCGCGCTACTATGCGCGCTCGAACGCGAACGTGCACCGGTCCATCCACACGCTCGGGGAGGAGGCCACGGAGGCGTACGTGGGCGCGCACGAGACGGTGGCGCGCTTCATCGGGGCGCGCGGTCTCGAGGAGATCGTGTTCACGAAGAACTGCACGGAGGCCATCAACACCGTGGCGTACGCATGGGGCCTCACGAACCTCGAGCGCGGCGACGAGGTCGTCGTGACGCGGATGGAGCACCACGCGAACTTCGTTCCGTGGCAGCAGATCGCGCGCGCGAAGGGCGCGACGCTGCGCATCGCGCCGCTCGACGCCGAGGGACGCGTGGACCTCGAGGCCTATGGCGCCCTCCTCGGGCGCCGCACGAAGATCGTGGCGTTCACGGGCATGTCGAACGTGCTCGGCACGATCACGCCCGCGCGCGAGATGATTCGGATGGCGCACGACGCGGGCGCGGTCGCGCTTGTGGACGGCGCGCAGAGCGTGCCGCACACGAAGACGGACGTGCGCGCGCTCGACGCGGACTTCCTCGCGTTCTCCGGCCACAAGATGCTCGGCCCGACGGGCATCGGCGTTCTCTACGGCAAGATGGACCTCCTCGAGCGCATGCCGCCCTTCCAGTTCGGCGGCGAGATGATCCGCCGCGTCGAGGACGAGAATTCGTCGTGGAACGATCTCCCGTGGAAGTTCGAGGCCGGGACGCCCATGATCGCGGAGGCGATCGGCCTCGCCGCGGCCGTCGACTACCTGAACGGGCTCGGCATGGACAACGTGCGCGAGCACGAGGAGAGGCTCGTCGCGAAGGCCTATGCCGCGCTTGCGGCGGTCCCGGGCGTCACGCTCTACGGCCCGAAGCCGGGCCCCGAGCGCGGCGGCGTCGTCGCGTTCAACGTCGAGGGCGCGCACGCGCACGATCTCGCGTCGCTCTTCGACGACGCGGGCATCGCGGTGCGCGCGGGCCACCACTGCGCGCAGCCGCTCATGCGGGAGCTGGACGTCCCGAGCGCGGCGCGCGCGTCCTTCTACGTCTACAACACCGAGGCGGAGGTCGAGGCGCTCGCGTCCGCGGTCGCCCGCGCCCGGGAGGTGCTTGCGTGA
- a CDS encoding TOBE domain-containing protein, producing MFDFADRTRAILDAVDRLGSVSAAARAVGLDPSNALRHVRAAERRAGARLIERAKGGAGRGGSRLTRAGRGLVADGGPAVLWARAGTFDPEEGTTPLAVGRRVLHAAGRVPPGLVQVGFRPEDVALARAAPGGSTRNHLPARVHAIEAGPDGTWRVRLAAGALRLDAAVTRGAVRALRLRPGSRVVASLKASTLRVRPLGENGGPRTPGLPRL from the coding sequence ATGTTCGACTTCGCCGACCGAACGAGGGCGATCCTCGACGCCGTCGACCGCCTCGGCAGCGTGAGCGCGGCCGCGCGCGCCGTCGGCCTCGACCCCTCGAACGCGCTCCGGCACGTCCGCGCCGCGGAGCGGCGGGCCGGGGCGCGGCTGATCGAGCGCGCGAAGGGCGGAGCCGGGCGCGGCGGCTCGCGCCTCACCCGCGCGGGGCGAGGCCTCGTCGCGGACGGCGGACCCGCGGTCTTGTGGGCGCGCGCGGGGACGTTCGACCCCGAGGAGGGGACGACGCCGCTTGCGGTCGGACGGCGCGTCCTCCACGCCGCGGGTCGCGTGCCCCCGGGCCTCGTGCAGGTCGGCTTCCGGCCGGAGGACGTGGCCCTCGCGCGGGCGGCGCCCGGGGGATCGACGCGCAACCACCTTCCCGCGCGCGTCCACGCGATCGAGGCGGGCCCGGACGGGACCTGGCGGGTCCGCCTCGCGGCCGGGGCCCTCCGGCTCGACGCGGCGGTGACCCGCGGCGCGGTCCGGGCCCTGCGGCTGCGGCCGGGAAGCCGCGTCGTCGCGAGCCTCAAGGCCTCGACGCTGCGTGTCCGCCCGCTCGGGGAAAACGGGGGTCCACGAACCCCGGGCTTGCCAAGGCTTTAA
- a CDS encoding SNF2-related protein, whose translation MATKSDVEALIHRLVPDPELRKTAVDLRNRGHVERTVVGPKAAQGRVRGRRGDTGYNVRVSFEDGSYSCGCAQSRVKACEHVAAFLVAVIAFVPAVASEEGTKVAATRSIAPDPAVEKFLTDLFPGIGPKRAREVARVFRNVPDLLAATERQLRDLPEIGPWAASALRERLDRYSRLSDAKAPAPKRDDDERKAPAVAVDMTFIEHWRGALPEPQEEAPVAEASAIPRGKARPQPLAGQRLLVQATKAGPIFFRPENAANPVFRRVLTKLTEEDPGAARASPRRVWVSPPDAYPRFVGRLEALGARQEPAKLVDLPFDGLALYVDATGRRARFQAVTEGAEEAFPGFVEILQRTGSHVFDEVSDLHLILPKDYPSVRQALTDQGALLVRKRLRPVKEITEWKEPSEEEWAPGTPKKRATPDLAPFIGAPRPPGLRPHVQLYHYQEEGVAFIRATNYVAYLGDQPGLGKTLQAIVAALHLPGRILVVCPAGARNVWKREINASTTEDVFVVQPSHAARKGGLDFGDAKFVIASYDGLLTQRDAILRQPYDLVILDEAHYVKNKEAERTKAVHEGLRAIPRRVLLSGTPVMNRAEEVRKQLEFLYPDEWGNEMWFRARFVQPLVQGVPEVRRLALQSLRGYLEGIILRRRKADVLRDLPERHVLTEHVRLSPVWRKEYEAEAALLREHMRTHRDTAFGAEYETTRGHVMRLRQLASNAKGEHAERYVRDLLKTPGEKVVVFAVYLQHLEALEKSLAEYDPVSVTGSVNDKDRATAVKRFQEDPGCRVFLGQLVAAGTALTLTAARHVVFVDLDWNPANHEQAGDRVHRISQTREVFLHYLIAGRTVDEDVAKLLDMKSQDTALLLDGDEDALGLLARRRQARLVARLALQTAMTADAPTP comes from the coding sequence ATGGCGACGAAGTCGGACGTGGAGGCGCTCATCCATCGGCTCGTTCCGGATCCCGAGCTGCGGAAAACCGCGGTGGATCTCAGGAATCGCGGCCACGTCGAGCGGACCGTGGTGGGTCCGAAGGCGGCCCAGGGTCGCGTGCGGGGCCGTCGGGGGGACACGGGCTACAACGTCCGGGTGTCGTTCGAGGACGGGTCGTATTCGTGCGGCTGCGCGCAGAGCCGGGTCAAGGCGTGCGAGCACGTGGCGGCGTTCCTCGTCGCGGTCATCGCCTTCGTGCCGGCGGTCGCGAGCGAGGAGGGCACGAAGGTCGCCGCGACGCGGAGCATCGCGCCCGATCCCGCGGTCGAGAAGTTCCTCACCGATCTTTTCCCGGGCATCGGCCCGAAACGCGCGCGCGAGGTGGCGCGCGTCTTCCGCAACGTGCCGGATCTTCTCGCGGCGACGGAGCGGCAGCTGCGCGATCTTCCTGAGATCGGGCCGTGGGCCGCCTCGGCGCTGCGCGAGCGGCTCGACCGGTACAGCCGCCTCTCCGACGCGAAGGCGCCCGCCCCGAAGCGCGACGACGACGAGCGGAAGGCGCCCGCGGTCGCGGTCGACATGACGTTCATCGAGCATTGGCGCGGCGCGCTCCCGGAACCGCAGGAGGAGGCGCCCGTCGCGGAGGCGTCCGCGATCCCGCGCGGCAAGGCGCGACCTCAACCGCTCGCCGGCCAGCGTCTCCTCGTGCAGGCGACGAAGGCGGGGCCGATCTTCTTTCGGCCCGAGAACGCGGCGAACCCCGTGTTCCGGCGCGTGCTCACGAAGCTCACCGAGGAGGATCCCGGCGCCGCGCGGGCGAGCCCGCGCCGCGTGTGGGTCTCGCCGCCCGACGCGTACCCGCGCTTCGTGGGCCGCCTGGAGGCCCTCGGCGCGCGGCAGGAGCCCGCGAAGCTCGTCGACCTCCCGTTCGACGGCCTCGCGCTCTACGTCGACGCGACGGGCCGCCGCGCGCGCTTCCAGGCCGTGACCGAAGGCGCGGAGGAGGCCTTCCCCGGCTTCGTCGAGATCCTCCAGCGCACGGGGTCGCACGTCTTCGACGAGGTGAGCGACCTCCACCTCATCCTCCCGAAGGACTATCCGTCGGTGCGCCAGGCGCTCACCGACCAGGGCGCGCTCCTCGTGCGCAAGCGTCTCCGTCCGGTGAAGGAGATCACCGAGTGGAAGGAGCCGAGCGAGGAGGAATGGGCGCCCGGCACGCCGAAGAAGCGCGCGACGCCCGACCTCGCGCCGTTTATCGGCGCGCCGCGCCCGCCCGGCCTCCGGCCGCACGTCCAGCTGTATCATTATCAGGAAGAGGGCGTGGCGTTCATCCGCGCGACCAACTACGTCGCGTACCTCGGCGACCAGCCGGGCCTCGGGAAGACCCTGCAGGCCATCGTCGCGGCGCTCCACCTTCCGGGCCGCATCCTCGTCGTCTGCCCCGCGGGCGCGAGGAACGTGTGGAAGCGCGAGATCAACGCGTCGACGACGGAGGACGTCTTCGTCGTGCAGCCGAGCCACGCGGCGCGCAAGGGCGGCCTCGACTTCGGCGATGCCAAGTTCGTGATCGCGAGCTACGACGGCCTCCTCACGCAACGCGACGCGATCCTCCGCCAGCCCTACGACCTCGTCATCCTCGACGAGGCGCACTACGTGAAGAACAAGGAGGCGGAGCGCACGAAGGCCGTGCACGAAGGCCTCCGCGCGATCCCCCGCCGCGTCCTCCTCTCGGGCACGCCGGTCATGAACCGGGCCGAGGAGGTGCGCAAGCAGCTCGAATTCCTCTACCCGGACGAATGGGGCAACGAGATGTGGTTCCGCGCCCGCTTCGTCCAGCCGCTCGTGCAGGGCGTGCCGGAGGTGCGGCGCCTCGCGCTCCAGAGCCTGCGCGGCTATCTCGAAGGCATCATCCTGCGCCGCCGCAAGGCGGACGTGCTGCGCGACCTGCCGGAGCGGCACGTCCTCACGGAGCACGTGCGCCTCTCGCCGGTGTGGCGCAAGGAGTACGAGGCCGAGGCGGCGCTCCTGCGCGAGCACATGCGCACGCACCGCGACACCGCGTTCGGCGCCGAGTACGAGACGACGCGCGGCCACGTCATGCGCCTGCGCCAGCTCGCCTCGAACGCGAAGGGCGAGCACGCGGAGCGCTACGTGCGCGACCTCCTCAAGACGCCCGGCGAGAAGGTCGTCGTCTTCGCCGTGTACCTTCAGCACCTCGAGGCGCTCGAGAAGTCGCTCGCCGAGTACGACCCCGTGAGCGTGACGGGGAGCGTGAACGACAAGGACCGCGCGACCGCCGTGAAGCGGTTCCAGGAGGACCCCGGGTGCCGCGTGTTCCTCGGTCAGCTCGTCGCGGCGGGCACGGCCCTCACCCTCACCGCGGCGCGGCACGTCGTGTTCGTGGACCTCGACTGGAACCCGGCGAACCACGAGCAGGCCGGCGACCGCGTGCACCGCATCTCGCAGACGCGCGAGGTGTTCCTGCACTACCTCATCGCGGGCCGCACCGTGGACGAGGACGTCGCGAAGCTCCTCGACATGAAGTCGCAGGACACGGCGCTCCTCCTCGACGGCGACGAGGACGCCCTCGGCCTCCTCGCGCGCCGGCGCCAGGCCCGCCTTGTTGCGCGGCTTGCGCTCCAGACGGCGATGACGGCCGACGCCCCCACCCCGTGA
- a CDS encoding elongation factor 1-beta — translation MGKLVAVFRVMPEDADVDLETIKAGVKASVPKDAELQGWQVVPVAFGLKALEVTVVMEDESGAGPDGVELAFSEIAGVGSVQMTDVGRI, via the coding sequence ATGGGCAAGCTCGTCGCGGTCTTCCGCGTCATGCCCGAGGACGCCGACGTCGACCTCGAGACGATCAAGGCCGGCGTGAAGGCGAGCGTCCCGAAGGACGCGGAGCTCCAGGGCTGGCAGGTCGTCCCCGTCGCCTTCGGCCTCAAGGCGCTCGAAGTGACGGTCGTGATGGAGGACGAGTCCGGCGCGGGCCCCGACGGCGTCGAGCTGGCCTTCAGCGAGATCGCGGGCGTCGGCTCGGTCCAGATGACCGACGTCGGCCGCATCTGA
- a CDS encoding AAA family ATPase translates to MTEQAPPRGVRAIAFAGMPGAGKTIAVEVATEMGFPVFRMGDAVWAEVRARGLALAPDVVGKVASEMRERHGRGVWADRTADRAIASGAPVVVIDGVRSMDEVGVFRARLGEDFILVGIHAAPRLRLARLLARHREDDVRNEAEFEARDTRELGWGLGAVLALADVMLVNHGSVEGIRREVAAVLRYSR, encoded by the coding sequence ATGACGGAACAGGCCCCGCCCCGCGGCGTGCGCGCCATCGCGTTCGCCGGCATGCCGGGCGCGGGCAAGACCATCGCCGTGGAAGTGGCGACGGAGATGGGCTTCCCCGTCTTCCGCATGGGCGACGCCGTGTGGGCCGAGGTCCGCGCGCGGGGCCTCGCGCTCGCGCCCGACGTCGTCGGGAAGGTCGCCTCCGAGATGCGCGAGCGCCACGGCAGGGGCGTCTGGGCCGACCGCACGGCCGACCGCGCGATCGCCTCCGGCGCGCCCGTCGTCGTGATCGATGGCGTGCGCAGCATGGACGAGGTGGGCGTCTTCCGCGCGCGGCTGGGCGAAGACTTCATCCTCGTCGGGATCCACGCGGCGCCGAGGCTGCGCCTCGCGCGGCTGCTCGCGCGCCACCGCGAGGACGACGTCCGCAACGAGGCCGAGTTCGAGGCGCGCGACACGCGCGAGCTCGGCTGGGGCCTCGGGGCGGTCCTCGCGCTCGCGGACGTGATGCTCGTGAACCACGGCTCGGTCGAGGGCATCCGCCGGGAAGTCGCCGCGGTGCTCCGCTATTCGCGCTGA